Below is a window of Nocardioides sp. S-1144 DNA.
GTTCTCGAGGGTCGACTCGAGCGGCACCAGGCGCCCGTTCACGCGCGCACCGATCGTGCGGTGGCCGACCTCGGTGTGGACGGCGTAGGCGAAGTCGACCGACGTCGAGCCGGCGGGCAGCGCGATGACGTCGCCGCGCGGGGTGAAGACGTAGGTCTCGGCGCGGTTGATCTCGAAGCGCAGCGACTCCAGGAACTCGCCCGGGTCCTCGACCTCGCTCTGCCAGTCGAGCAGCTGGCGCACCCACGACATGTCGCCGTTGGTCTGCGGCGACTCGCCCTTGCGCTCGGTGTCGCGGCCCTCGCGGCCGTCCTCCTTGTACTTCCAGTGCGCGGCGACGCCGTACTCGGCGCGGCGGTGCATGCTGAAGGTGCGGATCTGCATCTCGACCGGCTTGCCCTGCGGCCCGATGACCGAGGTGTGCAGCGACTGGTACATGTTGAACTTCGGCATCGCGACGTAGTCCTTGAACCGGCCGAGCACCGGGTTCCAGCGCGAGTGGAGCACGCCGAGGACCGAGTAGCAGTCGCGGTCCTCGTCGACGAGGATCCGGATGCCGACCAGGTCGTAGATGTCGGTGAACTCGCGGCCGCCGACGATCATCTTCTGGTAGATCGAGTAGTAGTGCTTCGGGCGGCCGGTGACGGTGGCCTTGACCTTCGCCTCGCGCAGGTCCTTCTCCACCTGGCTGATCACCTCGGCGAGGAAGGTGTCGCGCGAGGGCGCCCGCTCGGCGACCATCCGCACGATCTCGTCGTAGATCTTGGGGTGCAGGGTCGCGAACGCGAGGTCCTCCAGCTCCCACTTGATGGTGTTCATGCCGAGCCGGTGGGCCAGCGGGGCGTAGATGTCGAGGGTCTCGCGGGCGGTGCGCTCCTGGCTCTTCAGCGGCACGTAGCGCAGCGTGCGCATGTTGTGGAGCCGGTCGGCCAGCTTGATGACGAGGACCCGGATGTCGCGCGACATCGCGACGATCATCTTGCGGATGGTCTCGGCCTGCGCGGAGTCGCCGTAGACGACCTTGTCGAGCTTGGTGACGCCGTCGACCATCTGCGCGACCTCGTCGCCGAAGTCGGCGCGGCACTGCTCGAGGGTGTAGGGCGTGTCCTCGACGGTGTCGTGGAGCAGGGCGGCGACCAGCGTCGCCTCCGTCATGCCGATGCCGGCCAGGATCGTGGTCACGGCGAGCGGGTGGGTGATGTAGGGGTCACCGCTCTTGCGCATCTGGCTGCCGTGCATGGTCTCGGCGGTGGTGTAGGCCCGCTCGAGCAGCGCGAGGTCGGCCTTGGGGTGGTTGGCCCGGACGGCGCGGAACAGCGGCTCGAGGACCGGGTTGACGCCGGGGCCGCGGGTGCCGATCCGCGCCAGCTTCGCCCGCATGCCGCGCCCCGCCCCCGGAGGGACGGACGACGGGTCGGCGGGCGCCAGCTCGGTGCGCGGCGTCGCGGTCCTGGGGGTGGGCGCCCCTCGCCCGGTGGCTGCGGCCGCGCGCTCCTCCGTCATGGCGCCAGTGTAGGTGCGCGGACCCGCAACGGCTCAGACGGTGGACAGGGCGGTCACGTCGAGCTCCCCGCCGGCGCCGATCGTGGCGCGGCCGGGCAGGAACGAGAGCTCCATCAGCACCGCGACACCGGTGGTCACGGCCCCGCAGGCGGCGACCAGGTCACGGGTGGCGGCGACCGTGCCGCCGGTGGCGAGGACGTCGTCGACGAGCAGCACCCGCTCCCCCGGGGCGATCGCGTGGCAGTGCACCTCGAGCGTGGCCTGGCCGTACTCGAGGTCGTAGGAGACCGCGTGGACGTCGCCCGGCAGCTTGCCGGCCTTGCGCACCGGCACGAAGCCGACGCCGAGGGCCAGCGCGGCCGGGGCGCCGAGGATGAAGCCGCGCGCCTCCATCCCGACCACCTTGTCGACCACCACGGTGCCGTCGGCGTCGCGGCCGGCGTCGGCGAGGGCGGCGACGACCGCCGCGAACCCCTCGGGGTCCGCGAGCAGCGGGGTGATGTCCTTGAAGACGACGCCCGGCTCGGGGAAGTCGGGGACGTCGACGACGAGCCGGTCCAGCGCGTCGGCGGCCGCCGTGGCGGTCGCCGACGCCGGGGTCGTGGGCACGCTACTTCCCGCGCTTGGACCTGGACTGGCGCGAGGGCTGGTTGCGTCCCGCGCTGCCGCTGGGTCCGACCGGACCGCGCGCGGGCGGGACGGTGCGGCCGCGGCCGGTGGCCTCGGGGCGCTTGGTCAGCGTCGGGGTGCTCGGCTCGAGGTCGTCGTCGACGTCGGCGAGGTCGTCGTCGTCGGGACCGTCCTGCTCGGGCATGTCGTCGGTGAACACCGGGACGGCGGCGTAGCGGTCGGCCTGGGCGCGCTCGCGAGCCTTGGACCGACGCTCGGCGAGCTTGACCTCGCTCTCGTTGCTCTTCAGGTGCACCAGGACGCGCGGGGCGAGGATGACCGAGGAGTAGACGCCGACGGCCATGCCGACGAACTGCGAGAGCGCGAGGTCCTGCAGCGAGCTGGCACCGAGCTGGGCGGCGCTGACCCAGAGGATCGCGCCGATCGGGATGAGGGCCACGATGCCGGTGTTGACCGAGCGCACCAGGGTCTGGTTGACGGCGAGGTTGGCGGCCTCGGCGTAGGTCTGGCGGTTCTTGCGCATGTCGCGGGTGTTCTCACGCACCTTGTCGAAGACGACGACGGTGTCGTAGAGCGAGAACCCGAGGATCGCGAGCAGACCCGTGACCGCCGAGGGCGTGACCTGGAAGCCCGACAGGGCATACACGCCGACGGTGATGACGACGTCGTGGATCAGGGCGACGAGCGCGGCGACCGACATCTTCCACTCGCGGAAGTAGGCGCCGATGAACAGCAGCACCAGGACGAGGAAGACCGCGACGCCGAGGACGGCGCGCTGGGCGACCTCCTGGCCCCAGCTGGCCCCGATGTCGGAGTTCGAGACGTCGTCGAAGGCGACGCCGAACGACTCCGCGAGGTCGGTGCGGATCTCGATGGCCTGCTCGTTGGTGAGCTCCTCGACCTGCACCAGGACGGCGTTGCCGGCGGTGTTGGCCGTCGGCGCCTCGGTGCCCTCGATGCCGGTCTCGGCGACGACGTCGGCGGCCTGGTCGGCCTCGACCTGCGAGGCGTTGCTGACCGGCACGCGGAACTCGTTGCCGCCGGTGAACTCGATGCCGAAGTTCAGGCCCCGGAACAGGATGGCGGCGAAGGCCAGCAGCACGATGCCACCGGTGATGGCGTACCAGAGCGGCCGGCGGTGGACGAAGTCGTAGGACTTGCGGCCGGTGTAGAGGTCGTTGCCGACCCGCGAGAACTTGCCCATCAGGCCTTACCTCCTGCGGGGACGACGGCCGCGCGGCCACCGCCCGGACCGTCGATGCCCAGCGTGCCGGCGCTGAGGCCGGACAGCCGGTGACCGCTGTTGAAGAACCGGAACCGGGCCAGCCACGACACCATCGGCTTGGTGAACCAGAACAGGATCGCGAGGTCGACGATCGTGGTGAGGCCGAGGGCGAACCCGAAGCCCTTCACCGCGCCGGTCGCGAAGATGTAGAGCACGAGCGCCGAGAGCAGCGAGACGACCTGGGCCGCGAGCCGGGTGACCTTGGCGCGCTTCCAGCCGGTCTCGACCGCGACCCGCATCGACTTGCCCTCACGCATCTCGTCACGGATGCGCTCGAAGAAGATGATGAAGGAGTCGGCGGTGACACCCACGGCGATGATCAGGCCGGCGATGCCGGGCAGGGTCAGCGTGAAGCCGGCCGTCTCGCTGAGCAGCAGCACCAGCGCGTAGGTGACGGCGGCGGCCGCGAGCAGCGACGCCACGACGACCAGGCCGAGGCCGCGGTAGTACAGCAGGCAGTAGATGAGCACGAGCCCGAGGCCGAACGCACCCGCGAGCAGACCGGCCGAGAGCTGGTCGCCGGCCAGCGACGGGCCGATGTTCTCGCTGTTGGAGTCGAAGGAGATCGGCAGCGAGCCGTACTTGAGGCTGGTGCTGAGGTCCTTGGCCTGGGTCTCGGTGAAGTTGCCCGAGATCTGGGCCGAGCCGTCGGTGATGACGCCGTCGAAGTTGGGGTAGGTGATCACCGTGCCGTCGAGGACGACGGCGAACTGCTCGTTCTTGTCGACCATGTCGCGCGACGCGGCGCTGAAGACGTCGCGCCCCTCGCCCTGCAGGTCGAGGGTGACGACGTAGCGCACGGCGTTCTGCGGGATGCCGTAGCTGGCGTCCTTCAGGTCGGTGCCGGCGATCACGGCCGGCGACATGAGGAACTTGAACGACGGCGTCGCCGGGGTGTCGCCGACGGCGTCCTCGGGCGGCGAGCAGGCCACCAGCGGGGCGAGCGGGTCGTCGAGCGGGATGGCGGGGAGCGCCTCGAACGCGGCCGGGTCCATGCCGGCCGGCGCGGTGTCGACCTTGGAGATCAACGCGTCGCCGCTGCACTGGTAGGCGTTGTAGGCGTTGTAGTCCTCCTGCGAGTAGCCCCCGCGCATGAACGCCAGGCCCTCCTCGAGCGGGATTACGGCGTTCGGGTCGCTGCTGGCCTCGGCGGCACCCTCACCGGGGGCCGGCGACGTCGGCGCGCCGGTGGCGGGGGCGTCCGTGGCCGGGGCGTCGGTGGCCGGGGCGTCGGTGGCCGGGGCGTCCGTGGCCGGGGCGTCGGTGGCCGGCGGCGTGGTGGTGTCCTGGCTGAAGCCGGGCGCGACGCGGTTGCTGCCGGCCGGGGCGCTCTCGCCGCCGGTGGCGGGTCCGGCGGAGGTGGTCGGCACCTCGGCGGGCGGCTCGGTCGCGGCGGGGTCCTCGGCGACCGGCGGGAGCTCGCCGGTGGGCGCGGCGGCGGCGGGCGGGGTGCACCCACCGGTGCCGTCGTAGCAGGCGACGAGGCGGAAGCGCAGCTGCGCCTGCCGCTCGACGACCTCGACGAGCTCCTGGCGGACGTCGCCGGGGATCTCGACGACGACGTTGCGGCCGCCCTGGGTGAGCACCTCGGCCTCGGAGATGCCCGAGCCGTTGACGCGCTGGTCGATGATCGAGCGCGCCTCGTCGAGGCTGTCGGCGCTCGGGTCACCCTGGGCGTTCAGGGTGATCCGGGTACCGCCCTGGAGGTCGAGCCCGAGGGCCGGCTTCCAGGAGCCGGCCAGGGCCACCAGGCCGTAGAGGATCGCCGTGCCCAGGAGGAACACCACGAGGGTGCGTCCCGGGCGGGCCTGCTTCTTCGCCATCTCAGTTGTCTCCAGGACGCGGGTCGTGCGACGCAGGGGCGTCGTCCGTGGTCTTCTCGAGGCGCGGCGGCGCGCCGCCGTCCAGCTCGCCGTCGGGGTCGGCGGCCAGCTCGTCGGCCCCGTCGTCGGGGTCGTCGTAGGACTCCGTGACTCGGTTGGCGATGGCGCCGCGCACGACCGTGACGACGACGTCGGGCGCGATCTCGATGTCGGCCTTGTCCTCGATGAGGTCGGTGACGGTGCCGAAGAAGCCGGAGGTCAGCATCACCTGGTCGCCGACCTCGATCGAGGACTGGAGCCGCATCGTCTCGCGCTGCTTGCGCTGCTGCGGACGGATGATGAGCAACCAGAAGACCAACAGGATCGCGACGATGGGGAGGAACCCCACAAGCCCTTCCACGAGACGCAGACCTCAACAGTTCACTAGGGGGAGCCGCCGGTCGCAGAGCGCGGACCGGCCGACGGGCGAGTGTAGCCGTTGGGTTGTTCCCAGGGACCAATCGCCACCGATGACCCAACGACTCAGGTGTCGAAGAGAGTTCCCGCGCCGTCGGTGTCGTCCCGACCGGTGGGATCGGCGGGCACGGCGAGGCCGAGGTGGTCCCACGCCGCCCGGGTCGCGACCCGGCCGCGGGGGGTGCGGGCCAGGAAGCCCATCCGCACCAGGAACGGCTCGGCGACCTCCTCGACCGTCTCGCGCTCCTCCCCGACGGCGACGGCCAGCGTGGAGACGCCGACCGGTCCCCCGCCGAAGCGCCGGCACAGGACGTCGATGACCGCCTTGTCGAGCCGGTCGAGGCCGAGCTCGTCGACCTCGTACAGCTCGAGGGTGCGGTGGGCGACGTCGAGGCTGACGACGCCGTCGGCGCGGACCTGGGCGTAGTCGCGGACCCGGCGCAGCAGCCGGTTCGCGATGCGGGGCGTGCCGCGCGAGCGCGACGCGATCTCGGCCGCGCCCTCGTCGGTCAGGCGGACGCCGAGCAGCCCGGCCGAGCGGTGCACGATCAGGTCGAGCTCGTGGGGCTCGTAGAACTCCAGGTGGCCGGTGAACCCGAACCGGTCGCGCAGCGGCCCCGGCAGCAGCCCGGCGCGGGTGGTGGCGCCGACGAGGGTGAACGGCGGGATCTCGATGGGGATCGCCGTCGCGCCCGGCCCCTTGCCGATGATCACGTCGACGCGGAAGTCCTCCATCGCGAGGTAGAGCATCTCCTCGGCCGGGCGCGACATCCGGTGGATCTCGTCGATGAAGAGGACGTCGCCCTCGTTGAGCCCGGACAGGATCGCGGCGAGGTCGCCGGCGTGGGTGATCGCGGGACCGCTGGTCAGCCGCAGCGGCGCCGACATCTCGCTGGCGATGATCATCGCCAGCGTGGTCTTGCCGAGCCCGGGCGGTCCGGACAGCAGCACGTGGTCGGGGGCGCGTCCGCGTCGGCGCGCGGCCTCGAGCACCAGCCCGAGCTGCTCGCGCACCCGCGCCTGGCCGACGACCTCGTCGAGGGTGCGCGGACGCAGCGCCGCCTCGATCGCGCGCTCGTCGCCCTCCGCCTCCGCGGCGGTCACCGACACCGGGCCGGCGGGCCCGCCACCGGTCATGGCGGCGAGGTGGCGCTCCTCGGCGGCGCTCAGCTCGTCGTCGTGTCCGCGCGTCACCGGCTCAGGCCTTGCTCAGCGAGCGCAGCGCCGCGCGCAGCAGGGCGCCGACGTCGGGCACCTCGCCCGCCTCGGGGGCGACCGCGTCGACCGCCTTCTCGGCATCGCGCGTCGTCCAGCCGAGGCCGACGAGCCCCTGGTGCACCTGCTCGCGCCACGCCTCCGCCGAGGCGGCCGCGACCGAGCCGGGCCGGACGCCGGTGGGCGCGCCGATCCGGTCCTTGAGCTCGAGGATGATCCGCTGCGCGCCCTTCTGGCCGATGCCGGGCACCTTGGTGAGCGTCTTGACGTCGTCGGAGGCGATCGCGCGGCGCAGGTCGTCGGGGGCCAGGACGGCGGTGATGGCCTGCGCGACCTTCGGGCCCACCCCGGACGCGGTCTGGACGAGCTCGAAGATGCTCTTCTCGTCGTCGTCGACGAAGCCGAAGAGCGTCAGGGAGTCCTCGCGCACGATCATGCTCGTCGGCAGCGTCGCGGTGTGGCCGGCGCGGAGGGTCGCCAGGGTGCCGGGGGTGCACATGACCTCCAGGCCCACTCCCCCGACGTCGACGACGGCGCTGCTGAGGGTGACGGCGGCGACCTGGCCGCGGACGTAGGCGATCATCGGGTTCTCCTGCCGGCCGCGGCGACCGCGGCGTCGATCCGGGACTGGGCGCCGCCGCGCCAGATGTGGGTGATGGCCAGCGCGAGCGCGTCGGCGGCGTCGGCGGGCTTGGGCGGCCGCTCGAGGCGCAGGATGCGGGTGATCATGGCGCCGACCTGCGCCTTGTCGGCGCGACCGTTGCCGGTGACGGCCGCCTTGACCTCGCTCGGCGTGTGCAGCGCCACCGGCAGTCCCCGCCGCGCGGCCACCACCATCGCGATGCCGCTGGCCTGGGCGGTGCCGATGACGGTGCTGATGTCGGAGCGGGCGAAGACGCGCTCGACCGCGACGGCGTCGGGGCGGTGCTCCTCGATCCAGGCCTCCACGCCCTTCTCGATCGTCACCAGCCGCTCGGCGACCGGCAGGTCGGAGGACGTGCGCAGCACGTTGACGTCGACCAGCGTCAGCGGCCGGCCGACGCTGCCCTCGACGACCCCCATGCCGCACCGGGTCAGCCCGGGGTCGATGCCCAGCACCCGCACCTGTCCACCCCTCGCGTCTCGAACGTGTGTTCGGAGCCAACGGTAACCGGCCCCACCGGCCACGCCCCGCTGCGACACACCCCCACCGAGTCGGCGCGGAGGTGAAGTCGGATCGCGCCGAGTCGGCGCGGAGGTGAAGTCGGATCGCGCCGAGTCGGCGCGGAGGTGAAGTCGGATCGCGCCGAGTCGGCGTTGCGGTTGAGCGCGAGCGCCGACTCGGCCCGGGGGTGGTGGTGGTCGGCCTAGGCGTCGAGCTCGGCCATGACGTCGTCGGAGACGTCGTAGTTGGCGTAGATGTTCTGGACGTCGTCGAGGTCCTCGAGGACGTCGAAGAGGCGGAAGAACTTCTCGGCGCCGTCGGCGTCGAGCTCGACCTTGTTGTCGGGGACGAACGACGCCTCGGCGGAGTCGTAGTCGATGCCCGCGGCCTGGAGGGCGGTGCGCACCGAGACCAGGTCGGTGGCCTCGGAGACGATCTCGAAGGCCTCGCCGAGGTCGTTGCACTCGTCGGCGCCGGCCTCCAGCGTGGCCTCGAGGACGTCGTCCTCGGAGACCGTCCTGCCCTCCTGCTCGGCCGGCACGATCACGACGCCCTTGCGGTTGAACAGGAACGACACCGAGCCGGGGTCGGCCAGCGAGCCGCCGTTGCGGCTCATGGCGGTGCGGACCTCCATGGCGGCGCGGTTCTTGTTGTCGGTGAGGCACTCGATGAGCAGCGCGACGCCGGCCGGGCCGTAGCCCTCGTACATGATCGTCTGGTAGTCGGCCCCGCCGGTCTCGGCGCCGGAGCCGCGCTTGACCGCGCGCTCGATGTTGTCCTTGGTGACCGACGACTTCTTCGCCTTCTGGATGGCGTCGAAGAGCGTCGGGTTGCCGGCGGGGTCACCCCCGCCCATGCGGGCGGCGACCTCGATGGTCTTGATCAGCTTGGTGGTCAGCTTGCTGCGCTTGGAGTCGAGCGCGGCCTTCTTGTGCTTGGTGGTCGCCCACTTGGAGTGCCCGGACATGCCTACCTCTCTCAACGGTTTCTGCGTCAGGTGCTGGCGACCAGCTCGACGAACAGTCGGTGCACCCGGCTGTCGTCCCCGACCTCCGGGTGGAAGGAGGTGGCGAGCAGGCGGCCCTGACGGACCGCGACGATCCTATCCGCGGCCGGTCCGTGCTCGACGCGTGCCAGCACCTCCACGTCCGGACCGACCTGCTCGACCCACGGCGCCCGGATGAAGACGGCGTGCACCGGGCCGGCGACGCCGGTGACGTGGAGGTCCTCCTCGAAGGAGTCGACCTGGCGGCCGAAGGCGTTGCGACGCACGGTGATGTCGAGGCCGCCGATGGTCTCCTGGCCGGCCGCGCCGTCCTCGATCCGGTCGGCGAGCAGGATCATGCCCGCGCAGGTGCCGAAGACGGGCAACCCGTCGCCGACGCGCTCGCGCAGGGGCTCGACCAGCTCGAAGATCCGGGCCAGCTTGGCCATCGTGGTCGACTCCCCGCCCGGGACGACGAGCCCGTCGACGGCGTCCAGCTCGGCGCGACGGCGCACCGGCACCGCCCGGACGCCGAGGGAGGTCAGGGTCCGCAGGTGCTCGCGGACGTCGCCCTGCAGGGCGAGCACGCCGATCGTCGTCACCGGGCGATCCTAGGGTCGCCCGTCGTCTCGGCCCGCCCCTC
It encodes the following:
- the ruvC gene encoding crossover junction endodeoxyribonuclease RuvC, which translates into the protein MGIDPGLTRCGMGVVEGSVGRPLTLVDVNVLRTSSDLPVAERLVTIEKGVEAWIEEHRPDAVAVERVFARSDISTVIGTAQASGIAMVVAARRGLPVALHTPSEVKAAVTGNGRADKAQVGAMITRILRLERPPKPADAADALALAITHIWRGGAQSRIDAAVAAAGRRTR
- the ruvA gene encoding Holliday junction branch migration protein RuvA; this translates as MIAYVRGQVAAVTLSSAVVDVGGVGLEVMCTPGTLATLRAGHTATLPTSMIVREDSLTLFGFVDDDEKSIFELVQTASGVGPKVAQAITAVLAPDDLRRAIASDDVKTLTKVPGIGQKGAQRIILELKDRIGAPTGVRPGSVAAASAEAWREQVHQGLVGLGWTTRDAEKAVDAVAPEAGEVPDVGALLRAALRSLSKA
- a CDS encoding RelA/SpoT family protein yields the protein MTEERAAAATGRGAPTPRTATPRTELAPADPSSVPPGAGRGMRAKLARIGTRGPGVNPVLEPLFRAVRANHPKADLALLERAYTTAETMHGSQMRKSGDPYITHPLAVTTILAGIGMTEATLVAALLHDTVEDTPYTLEQCRADFGDEVAQMVDGVTKLDKVVYGDSAQAETIRKMIVAMSRDIRVLVIKLADRLHNMRTLRYVPLKSQERTARETLDIYAPLAHRLGMNTIKWELEDLAFATLHPKIYDEIVRMVAERAPSRDTFLAEVISQVEKDLREAKVKATVTGRPKHYYSIYQKMIVGGREFTDIYDLVGIRILVDEDRDCYSVLGVLHSRWNPVLGRFKDYVAMPKFNMYQSLHTSVIGPQGKPVEMQIRTFSMHRRAEYGVAAHWKYKEDGREGRDTERKGESPQTNGDMSWVRQLLDWQSEVEDPGEFLESLRFEINRAETYVFTPRGDVIALPAGSTSVDFAYAVHTEVGHRTIGARVNGRLVPLESTLENGDVVEVFTSKSATAGPSRDWLTFVKSPRARSKIRQWFTKERREEAVERGKDAIAKLMRKEGLPLKRLLTHESLTLVATQFKLGDVTALYAAVGEGNLGAQAVVRRVIELHGGDEGAQEDLSEAVTITGRRGRSNAGGGSDAGVIVKGSPDVWVKLAKCCTPVPPDDILGFVTKGGGVSVHRHDCTNASELRRQPEKVLDVEWAPTGQSMFLVNIQVEALDRARLLSDITMVLSDAHVNILSANLSTTRDRVAKSRFTFEMAEAKHLDNVLKAVRSVPGVFDAYRVTA
- a CDS encoding adenine phosphoribosyltransferase; this translates as MPTTPASATATAAADALDRLVVDVPDFPEPGVVFKDITPLLADPEGFAAVVAALADAGRDADGTVVVDKVVGMEARGFILGAPAALALGVGFVPVRKAGKLPGDVHAVSYDLEYGQATLEVHCHAIAPGERVLLVDDVLATGGTVAATRDLVAACGAVTTGVAVLMELSFLPGRATIGAGGELDVTALSTV
- the ruvB gene encoding Holliday junction branch migration DNA helicase RuvB, with product MTGGGPAGPVSVTAAEAEGDERAIEAALRPRTLDEVVGQARVREQLGLVLEAARRRGRAPDHVLLSGPPGLGKTTLAMIIASEMSAPLRLTSGPAITHAGDLAAILSGLNEGDVLFIDEIHRMSRPAEEMLYLAMEDFRVDVIIGKGPGATAIPIEIPPFTLVGATTRAGLLPGPLRDRFGFTGHLEFYEPHELDLIVHRSAGLLGVRLTDEGAAEIASRSRGTPRIANRLLRRVRDYAQVRADGVVSLDVAHRTLELYEVDELGLDRLDKAVIDVLCRRFGGGPVGVSTLAVAVGEERETVEEVAEPFLVRMGFLARTPRGRVATRAAWDHLGLAVPADPTGRDDTDGAGTLFDT
- the yajC gene encoding preprotein translocase subunit YajC, coding for MGFLPIVAILLVFWLLIIRPQQRKQRETMRLQSSIEVGDQVMLTSGFFGTVTDLIEDKADIEIAPDVVVTVVRGAIANRVTESYDDPDDGADELAADPDGELDGGAPPRLEKTTDDAPASHDPRPGDN
- the pdxT gene encoding pyridoxal 5'-phosphate synthase glutaminase subunit PdxT — its product is MTTIGVLALQGDVREHLRTLTSLGVRAVPVRRRAELDAVDGLVVPGGESTTMAKLARIFELVEPLRERVGDGLPVFGTCAGMILLADRIEDGAAGQETIGGLDITVRRNAFGRQVDSFEEDLHVTGVAGPVHAVFIRAPWVEQVGPDVEVLARVEHGPAADRIVAVRQGRLLATSFHPEVGDDSRVHRLFVELVAST
- the secF gene encoding protein translocase subunit SecF, with product MGKFSRVGNDLYTGRKSYDFVHRRPLWYAITGGIVLLAFAAILFRGLNFGIEFTGGNEFRVPVSNASQVEADQAADVVAETGIEGTEAPTANTAGNAVLVQVEELTNEQAIEIRTDLAESFGVAFDDVSNSDIGASWGQEVAQRAVLGVAVFLVLVLLFIGAYFREWKMSVAALVALIHDVVITVGVYALSGFQVTPSAVTGLLAILGFSLYDTVVVFDKVRENTRDMRKNRQTYAEAANLAVNQTLVRSVNTGIVALIPIGAILWVSAAQLGASSLQDLALSQFVGMAVGVYSSVILAPRVLVHLKSNESEVKLAERRSKARERAQADRYAAVPVFTDDMPEQDGPDDDDLADVDDDLEPSTPTLTKRPEATGRGRTVPPARGPVGPSGSAGRNQPSRQSRSKRGK
- a CDS encoding YebC/PmpR family DNA-binding transcriptional regulator, giving the protein MSGHSKWATTKHKKAALDSKRSKLTTKLIKTIEVAARMGGGDPAGNPTLFDAIQKAKKSSVTKDNIERAVKRGSGAETGGADYQTIMYEGYGPAGVALLIECLTDNKNRAAMEVRTAMSRNGGSLADPGSVSFLFNRKGVVIVPAEQEGRTVSEDDVLEATLEAGADECNDLGEAFEIVSEATDLVSVRTALQAAGIDYDSAEASFVPDNKVELDADGAEKFFRLFDVLEDLDDVQNIYANYDVSDDVMAELDA
- the secD gene encoding protein translocase subunit SecD, whose translation is MAKKQARPGRTLVVFLLGTAILYGLVALAGSWKPALGLDLQGGTRITLNAQGDPSADSLDEARSIIDQRVNGSGISEAEVLTQGGRNVVVEIPGDVRQELVEVVERQAQLRFRLVACYDGTGGCTPPAAAAPTGELPPVAEDPAATEPPAEVPTTSAGPATGGESAPAGSNRVAPGFSQDTTTPPATDAPATDAPATDAPATDAPATDAPATGAPTSPAPGEGAAEASSDPNAVIPLEEGLAFMRGGYSQEDYNAYNAYQCSGDALISKVDTAPAGMDPAAFEALPAIPLDDPLAPLVACSPPEDAVGDTPATPSFKFLMSPAVIAGTDLKDASYGIPQNAVRYVVTLDLQGEGRDVFSAASRDMVDKNEQFAVVLDGTVITYPNFDGVITDGSAQISGNFTETQAKDLSTSLKYGSLPISFDSNSENIGPSLAGDQLSAGLLAGAFGLGLVLIYCLLYYRGLGLVVVASLLAAAAVTYALVLLLSETAGFTLTLPGIAGLIIAVGVTADSFIIFFERIRDEMREGKSMRVAVETGWKRAKVTRLAAQVVSLLSALVLYIFATGAVKGFGFALGLTTIVDLAILFWFTKPMVSWLARFRFFNSGHRLSGLSAGTLGIDGPGGGRAAVVPAGGKA